The window TACGGAATCAACTAATGAATTTCTAAAGCTATTTCTTGGGTTTAGAGTTAACTATTGGATTTGGATGATTTTCTAACAGCAACTTGGTCAATAATTGATGGATTTGCCAAATGACTCATGGATTTAGATGCCGATACTCCACAATAAAGACATGCATGACACCTAACATGTCCAAAATTAATCATCCTGTACTTTGTTTTGGTTGAAGTGTGAGGTTCACACAGTGGCTGAGCCACCTTAAGCTAAAGGGTGACACCCCTTCACCGAAAAATTACACCGTGTCGCTAAGTCAAATATttgtttttatgtatatataccatATGTTGAAGCCGCTTAATTTCTTCATGTGTTTacttatattttgacaccccttagTAAAACTCGTCTCCGTCACTGGGTTCACATAAGATGCAAGCTAACCTGGACAGCCACACACATGTACAactaacacttctaaacttaggaGAAAAAAATAACTCTGAAATTTTTGTGGTCTGCAGAAAAAGCTGGATTTTACGCTTAAAGTGGTTGGTGGTGACATGACAGCAATACCTGGCATTTCAGATGCAATTGAGGTTTGGGCAAAATTTTAccatttaatttttttatgtatatagtCACATCTTGTAGTCCTTCAATAACTTCTGATGCTGCTTGATTAGATATAATAAGTCCCTTAGATGCTCGGAGTGCTGGAAATGGATAATGCTGGCACGGTCCACGCTTTATCTGTTCCCTCTCTCCTTTCCAGAAAAGAGTGAAAGAACTGAATGAATACTAAGTATCTATGTGATTGGTGGTGGGTAATAGTTACCGGTATATGTGCTAGTTGGAGGTAGCAGGTACCAGTGGAATACTTGAGGTGCACGCAAGCTGGCCCCGACGCCATCGACGTATAAAAAAAATCTATGTGATTGGTATCAGGATAGGTTTCTATGTGATTATACAAGGGTATCTCATCTGTTTTGCATTCGGTTTCATAGTGTAGCTATGGCACATTAATGATATGTGATGAGAGCGAAGATGAAAACTTTCAGCATTTTTTTTAATAGTCTCTTGGTGCATTTCGTATCACTGTCCTCATTGGTAAGAAATGAGAGGACAAACTGTTTGTTTGTTTGGACTGTTTTCTCATGTTTGCGATTTTTGCACTCAAGGTTTGGGAAAATTCTAAAATGTTTCTTATGGTTTGATACTATCCAGGTGTACTAAATGAATTTCTCTCTACAGGGCACCATCCGCGATGCCATTGAAGACTCTATCACATGGCCGGTTCGAAAAATTATTCCCATTTTGCCTGGGGATTATAGGTATTCTCGTTAATAAGGGAGCTTCAAATTTTAGTTCCAATTGAACACATTCGCTTCTCATTAAATATTATAAGGAACTTCTTCGATAAGATATCAGAAGACGGAATTTGGAATTTGGATATTGGAGAAGTCCCCAAAATGCAGGAGAGTAATCGACATGACTTTCTTCCATTCTGCTGATCAGTTTCCAACTTGAAAAGTTAACATGTTTAATTTCATAATGACCTAATGTCTTTGTGGAAGCtgtaaaagttaaattttgtACTAGATGTTTATCTAAATATTGACCTTAGCAGGACAAGTAAACGTTTGAACTTTTATGCAAAACTTGGACTTTGATTGCATTTTCAAAGTCTGAGGTACTGGTTTCTGTTTAACATTCTATTTTATTGTTATTAGTGATCTTGAACTGAAGCCTACTGGAGTGTTGGAGGTGAAACTTGTTCAAGCGAAGGAGTTAACAAACAAAGACCTCATTGGTAAATCTGATCCTTTTGCCGAGTTATATGTCCGCCCTATACGAGATAGAATGAAAAAGAGCAAAACAATTGTAAGTTTTTCATTTCATCTGTTTGTATGGAAGAGATTTGGTAATACACTGACCAAGTTTAACATTTAAGTAACCAATTGTTCTTTTCAGAACAACCAATTGAACCCAGTGTGGAATGAACATTTCGAGTTTGTAGTTGAAGATCCATTGACACAACACTTAGTGGTGAAGATCTATGACGATGAAGGGCTTCAGGCAGCTGAACTAATCGGATGTGCACATATCCGTTTAAATGAGCTTGAGCCTGGAAAGGTGAAGGATGTCTGGTTGAAATTGGTGAAAGATTTGGAGATCCAAAGAGACCAAAAGAATAGGGGCCAGGTGACAATTGCAAACATAAACAAATTCATGCAATAGTCTATTTTAGCTCTTTGTCTGAACTATTCTCTTCATCTTTGGTTTAGGTGCATTTGGAGCTATTGTATTGTCCTTATGGCATGAAGAATGGGTTCAGTAACCCTTTTGCACCGAATATGTCAATGACTTCACTCGAGAAGGTATTTAAAAGTGGAGCAGAAGGAAAAGAAGCTACCAAAAATGGAGGTGAAATCAACAGGAGAAAGGACGTAATAGTACGGGGTGTACTTTCTGTAACCGTGATATCAGCTGACGATCTGGCACCAACTGATCTAATGGGAAAAGCTGATCCTTATGTTGTGATTACTATGAAGAAGACCGAAACCAAGAACAAAACCAGggtatcttttcttctttttatttaaatGTTTAGTTAGGTTTAAAGCGTTCTTACGTTGTCTTCTTTCTGGTAAGCAGAGACAAGGACATTTTGTTGTGATACTCTTCACTTGGATTTCCGTCTAATGCATTAAAGACTACTTTTCTAAAGTAATCTGCTTTAAACTTCATAATTCATAACCAAGTATAATGCTGATTTTTTTGTCCATATGTAGGTTGTGCCGGAAAGTTTAAATCCAGTGTGGAATCAGACTTTTGACTTTGTCGTTGAGGATGGGTTACATGATATGCTAATTCTAGAAGTGTGGGACCATGACACCTTTGGAAAGGTAGAGTATTTTTCCCTATAACCAATTCCAAGTACTTATCCTATTACTATTGGTCTTGGTACAATATTTCATTAGCATTAATAAGCCAGTAAGTGTTGTATCTATTCAGACACCAATGTTTCCTGATGTGAGATTTTCTTTAGCTGAAATAACCTCATTAAACCCATGCTAATTTTTGCTTAAATTTAGAACAGGTAAAGTCTCCAATGCCTTGTTTGGAGTTGTCAGATGATTTGGGACATACTAGAATCTTTTTGGAAAATTAAAGTCTTAATTTTCAGATAGATTTAAGAAAACCGACAACATAAACAATTGAAACATTAAAAAGTTGGACCTCGATATTACAAATGTGTTCATCAGTTACCGTATTCCTGAATTTTAATTGAATGATCAACATTTAAAGAACAAGATGATTAGGGAGAACAACAAATTATCTAGCTTTTATCCAGACAAAAATCATGCCTTGTCTATTCCTCTGAATACCATTTGCCTTATCCTCAACCGACCAGCAAAACAATGTGGTCATCTCCAATTATTTTCTTGATATATAATGCTTGATTAGTACAAAGAAACTGCCGAGGCCAAAGGTGAGGCTGGTAAGAATCTGGCCTTTGTTACtttcttttttggttttctcATCTTTTTATATATTTGTGCTATTCATTGTGTGGGAAGCagttattaattagtatttctcCCTTAGCATGTCAAACTGCTTAGACATGTGAGACCACTAGAAACATTAGCATTATTCATTATGATAAATTGAATTGTCGATGGAGATCCATATATGTAATTTATGACGAATCAATCGTACAAATCAAGATAGAGGATGATTTTTGAGGGATTTCCCCCTTATTTTAAGTGGGGATTAGGGGAAGGAGCGAAGACATTGTTTTGTACGGAAAAATGTACTGACATTTGATATTTACACCATACCACATTAATTTACTATGGTTAGAGGTCGAGGCAGACCAATGAAGTACtgagagaggtgattaggcaggacatgggcCTGCTTCAGCTTACTGAGG is drawn from Nicotiana tabacum cultivar K326 chromosome 9, ASM71507v2, whole genome shotgun sequence and contains these coding sequences:
- the LOC107827091 gene encoding synaptotagmin-5 isoform X2; its protein translation is MPDPNSVLNWLVNLRATTIAAFGRMTVEDSRKIFTPEQYPSWVVFSNQQKLKWLNSHLEKLWPYVDEAASELVRSSVEPILEQYRPMILASLKFSKFTLGTVAPQFTGISILEDGTEGITMELEMQWDGNPSIILDIKTYVGVALPVQVKNIGFTGVFRLIFRPLVDEFPCFGAVCYSLRQKKKLDFTLKVVGGDMTAIPGISDAIEGTIRDAIEDSITWPVRKIIPILPGDYSDLELKPTGVLEVKLVQAKELTNKDLIGKSDPFAELYVRPIRDRMKKSKTINNQLNPVWNEHFEFVVEDPLTQHLVVKIYDDEGLQAAELIGCAHIRLNELEPGKVKDVWLKLVKDLEIQRDQKNRGQVHLELLYCPYGMKNGFSNPFAPNMSMTSLEKVFKSGAEGKEATKNGGEINRRKDVIVRGVLSVTVISADDLAPTDLMGKADPYVVITMKKTETKNKTRVVPESLNPVWNQTFDFVVEDGLHDMLILEVWDHDTFGKDYMGRCILTLTRVLMEGEYKETFELDGAKSGKLNLHLKWAPQPIYRDS
- the LOC107827091 gene encoding synaptotagmin-5 isoform X1 — its product is MSFVLGLVVGLIVGVALIVLFVKSENARSKLRSELATTIAAFGRMTVEDSRKIFTPEQYPSWVVFSNQQKLKWLNSHLEKLWPYVDEAASELVRSSVEPILEQYRPMILASLKFSKFTLGTVAPQFTGISILEDGTEGITMELEMQWDGNPSIILDIKTYVGVALPVQVKNIGFTGVFRLIFRPLVDEFPCFGAVCYSLRQKKKLDFTLKVVGGDMTAIPGISDAIEGTIRDAIEDSITWPVRKIIPILPGDYSDLELKPTGVLEVKLVQAKELTNKDLIGKSDPFAELYVRPIRDRMKKSKTINNQLNPVWNEHFEFVVEDPLTQHLVVKIYDDEGLQAAELIGCAHIRLNELEPGKVKDVWLKLVKDLEIQRDQKNRGQVHLELLYCPYGMKNGFSNPFAPNMSMTSLEKVFKSGAEGKEATKNGGEINRRKDVIVRGVLSVTVISADDLAPTDLMGKADPYVVITMKKTETKNKTRVVPESLNPVWNQTFDFVVEDGLHDMLILEVWDHDTFGKDYMGRCILTLTRVLMEGEYKETFELDGAKSGKLNLHLKWAPQPIYRDS